From the Desulfosarcina sp. BuS5 genome, one window contains:
- a CDS encoding GspE/PulE family protein has product MIANKKLGEMLVEGGLLSEEQLRQAMPDHKRNNIKLGQFLVREGIVSSTQIVELISTQLNIKKYHPDDYPVDMALARIIPVEIAHKYQAVPLCSSSFLLTVAMTDPMDIAALDAIEVHTNTEIEAIICTNQELVHLINVLYGTYSGIGGVLDSMNGIEVDAGKRQDEAVYGDDVEVGSLQDMAEEAPVVRLVNSVLSQAVRESASDIHISPEKDYVQVRFRVDGKLHEVPAPPKSMILPVISRLKILANMDIALSRIPQDGRFTVKMDNKEINFRASTVPTIYGENIVLRLLDTSAAIHTLDSLGMSKGDRKKIESMIVKPHGMILSTGPTGSGKSTTLYSILKKINTPDINIITLEDPVEYRLKKIRQIQLNRKAGMTFAGGLRSILRQDPDVIMVGEIRDGETATLAVQSALTGHRVLSTVHTNDAAGAITRFIDMGIEPFLVSSVILVSVAQRLIRKVCPYCKKPFRPPEEALKYWGLDKVEGADFVRGSGCMNCMDKGYSGRTGIFEVLIIDDMIQDMILKHKSALEITRAASQSGSLSTLREDAVRKVAQGITTLEEAASAVMI; this is encoded by the coding sequence TTGATAGCTAATAAAAAACTTGGAGAAATGCTTGTAGAGGGCGGCCTTTTAAGCGAGGAGCAGCTCCGGCAGGCAATGCCGGATCATAAAAGGAACAATATAAAGCTGGGTCAGTTCCTTGTAAGGGAAGGGATAGTAAGCAGCACCCAGATCGTGGAGCTTATTTCAACCCAGCTTAATATCAAAAAATATCATCCTGATGATTATCCTGTAGATATGGCTCTGGCAAGGATAATCCCCGTGGAAATAGCTCATAAATACCAGGCTGTTCCGCTTTGCAGCAGCAGTTTTCTGCTTACCGTGGCCATGACTGATCCTATGGATATTGCGGCCCTGGATGCAATCGAGGTGCATACCAATACAGAGATAGAAGCCATTATCTGCACCAATCAGGAGCTTGTTCATCTGATCAATGTGCTCTACGGCACATATTCCGGTATCGGCGGTGTGCTGGACAGCATGAATGGTATTGAGGTTGATGCCGGCAAAAGACAGGATGAGGCTGTTTACGGCGATGATGTTGAAGTCGGATCTCTGCAGGATATGGCTGAAGAGGCTCCGGTAGTTCGGCTTGTAAATTCGGTTTTGTCCCAGGCTGTCCGGGAAAGCGCCAGTGATATTCATATAAGTCCTGAAAAGGATTATGTGCAGGTCCGGTTCCGGGTGGACGGAAAGCTGCATGAAGTGCCGGCTCCGCCCAAATCCATGATTTTGCCCGTAATATCCAGGCTTAAAATTCTTGCCAATATGGATATTGCATTATCCAGGATTCCCCAAGACGGACGATTTACGGTCAAGATGGACAACAAGGAGATAAATTTCAGGGCTTCGACCGTGCCGACTATTTATGGTGAAAACATTGTCCTTCGGCTGCTTGATACCAGCGCTGCCATACATACCCTGGACAGCCTGGGAATGTCGAAAGGTGACCGTAAAAAGATAGAGAGTATGATCGTAAAGCCTCATGGAATGATTCTGAGCACCGGTCCCACCGGCAGCGGCAAGAGCACCACGCTCTATTCCATTCTCAAGAAGATAAATACACCGGATATTAATATAATTACCCTGGAAGATCCTGTTGAATACAGGCTTAAAAAAATAAGGCAGATCCAGCTTAATCGAAAAGCCGGGATGACCTTTGCCGGCGGGTTGCGGTCTATACTGCGCCAGGATCCGGATGTTATAATGGTCGGCGAGATTCGCGACGGAGAGACCGCGACACTCGCAGTTCAGTCGGCTCTGACCGGTCACCGGGTCTTGAGCACGGTTCATACCAATGATGCCGCCGGCGCCATCACAAGATTTATAGATATGGGCATAGAGCCTTTCCTGGTATCTTCGGTAATCCTTGTATCTGTTGCCCAGCGCTTGATAAGGAAAGTATGTCCTTACTGCAAAAAGCCCTTCCGGCCTCCGGAAGAGGCTTTAAAGTACTGGGGGCTTGATAAAGTAGAAGGCGCTGATTTTGTGCGCGGAAGCGGCTGCATGAATTGTATGGATAAAGGTTACAGCGGCCGGACGGGAATATTCGAGGTTCTTATTATCGACGATATGATTCAGGATATGATACTGAAACACAAGTCAGCCCTGGAGATAACCCGCGCTGCCAGTCAGTCCGGAAGTCTCTCAACCCTTCGGGAAGATGCGGTAAGGAAGGTCGCCCAGGGTATCACAACACTTGAAGAAGCGGCATCCGCCGTGATGATATAG
- a CDS encoding type II secretion system F family protein, translated as MPKYSYKAINETGGRAAGVIEADSPDAVGNILAGRGFIPLKISEQEDSLLPPALALLKNKMVSARAQDLIVFTKQFKTMTKAGVPTLKLLHVLENQTENKKLKKIAGLMPQDITRGESLFNAFKKHPETFSNLYCSMVRAGEASGKLPEVLERLIYIIEHENKLKTDIKAALTYPVIVLFFLFSAFFILLTLVIPKFVNVFVKSGVDIPAPTRICILMYQFITGYWYIVAGLIVAVVISMFCYLRTKRGRYALDALMMKIPLLGPMFVKSVMSRFASIFAILQSSGVSALNSLKILAGTVNNRAIAREFDLISDRLEEGRGIAEPLRAAKYFTPMVTNMVSIGEETGNLDEMLGEISDHYDAELEYNIKRLSEAIGPILTIGLAIVVGFFALSVFLPMWDMAKMVR; from the coding sequence ATGCCGAAATATTCATACAAAGCCATAAACGAAACAGGTGGTCGGGCAGCCGGTGTAATTGAAGCCGATTCCCCGGACGCGGTTGGCAATATTCTTGCCGGGCGGGGATTTATACCTTTGAAGATCTCTGAACAGGAGGACAGTCTGTTACCACCGGCCCTGGCATTACTTAAGAATAAAATGGTCTCCGCCAGGGCTCAGGATCTGATTGTTTTTACAAAACAGTTCAAAACCATGACCAAAGCCGGAGTGCCCACCTTAAAGCTGCTTCATGTTCTCGAAAACCAGACCGAGAATAAAAAGCTGAAAAAAATAGCAGGGTTAATGCCCCAGGATATTACCAGGGGTGAAAGCCTTTTTAATGCTTTTAAAAAGCATCCGGAAACATTTTCCAATTTATACTGCAGCATGGTGCGTGCCGGTGAAGCCAGCGGCAAGCTGCCGGAAGTCCTTGAACGGCTGATTTATATTATAGAACATGAAAACAAGCTTAAAACAGATATCAAGGCAGCGCTTACGTATCCGGTGATTGTTCTCTTTTTTCTATTTTCGGCTTTTTTTATTCTGTTGACCCTGGTTATTCCGAAGTTTGTTAATGTTTTTGTTAAATCAGGTGTTGATATACCTGCTCCCACCAGGATCTGCATACTTATGTACCAGTTTATTACCGGATACTGGTATATAGTCGCCGGGCTTATAGTCGCAGTGGTGATATCCATGTTCTGTTATCTAAGAACGAAACGCGGCCGGTATGCGCTGGATGCCTTAATGATGAAGATACCCCTGCTGGGTCCTATGTTCGTCAAGTCCGTCATGTCACGCTTTGCCAGCATATTTGCCATACTTCAGTCAAGCGGGGTGAGTGCTTTGAACTCCCTCAAGATTCTTGCAGGCACCGTAAACAACAGGGCAATTGCAAGAGAATTTGACCTGATATCGGATCGTCTTGAAGAAGGAAGAGGTATCGCAGAGCCGCTAAGGGCGGCCAAATATTTTACGCCCATGGTTACAAATATGGTCTCCATAGGGGAGGAAACCGGCAATCTTGATGAAATGCTGGGAGAAATTTCGGATCATTATGATGCAGAGCTTGAGTATAATATTAAAAGATTGTCTGAAGCAATCGGTCCGATCCTGACCATCGGACTGGCTATTGTCGTAGGTTTTTTTGCCTTGTCAGTATTCCTGCCGATGTGGGATATGGCCAAAATGGTGAGGTAG